A genomic window from Cupriavidus basilensis includes:
- the rng gene encoding ribonuclease G, whose translation MTEDILVNITPQETRVAIVQQAAVQELHVERTLSRGLVGNIYLGKVVRVLPGMQSAFIDIGLERAAFLHVADIWHPRDPDKNANAAPLAIEKTLYEGQALMVQVIKDPIGTKGARLSTQVSIAGRTLVYLPQDPHIGISQRIEGEVDREALRARVQGLVPADERGGFIVRTIAEESSNEELGNDIAYLRKIWASIRQNATTLPAPNLLYQDLNLAQRVLRDFVNDATNVIQVDSRENFQKLVEFAQEYTPAVLPRLSHYTGERPVFDLFNIDAEIEKALSRRVDLKSGGYLMIDQTEAMTTIDVNTGGYVGARNFDDTIFKTNLEAAHTIARQLRLRNLGGIIIIDFIDMENTEHRDQVLSELKRALSRDRTRITVNSFSQLGLVEMTRKRTRESLAHVLCEQCPVCTGKGQVKTPRTVCYDILREIMRESRQFNPREFRILGSQHVIDLFLEEESQHLAMLGDFIGKPISLQVESTFHQEQYDIILM comes from the coding sequence ATGACTGAAGACATCCTCGTCAACATCACACCGCAGGAAACACGCGTGGCCATCGTGCAGCAGGCCGCCGTGCAGGAACTCCACGTCGAGCGCACACTGTCGCGCGGGCTCGTCGGCAACATCTACCTCGGCAAGGTCGTGCGCGTGCTGCCCGGCATGCAGTCCGCCTTCATCGATATCGGGCTGGAGCGCGCCGCCTTCCTCCACGTCGCCGACATCTGGCACCCGCGCGATCCGGACAAGAACGCCAACGCCGCGCCGCTTGCCATCGAAAAGACACTCTACGAAGGCCAGGCCCTGATGGTCCAGGTCATCAAGGACCCGATCGGCACCAAGGGCGCGCGCCTGTCCACGCAGGTCAGCATTGCCGGACGCACCCTGGTCTACCTGCCGCAGGACCCGCACATCGGCATCTCCCAGCGCATCGAGGGCGAGGTCGACCGCGAAGCCCTGCGCGCCCGCGTGCAAGGGCTGGTGCCGGCGGATGAGCGCGGTGGCTTCATCGTGCGCACCATCGCCGAGGAATCCAGCAACGAAGAACTCGGCAATGACATCGCCTACCTGCGCAAGATCTGGGCTTCGATCCGCCAGAACGCCACCACGCTGCCCGCGCCCAACCTGCTCTACCAGGACCTCAACCTGGCCCAGCGCGTGCTGCGCGACTTCGTCAACGACGCCACCAACGTGATCCAGGTGGACTCGCGCGAGAACTTCCAGAAGCTGGTCGAGTTCGCCCAGGAGTACACCCCCGCGGTGCTGCCACGCCTGTCGCACTACACCGGCGAGCGTCCCGTCTTCGATCTCTTCAATATCGACGCCGAGATCGAGAAGGCGCTGTCGCGCCGGGTCGACCTCAAGTCCGGCGGCTACCTGATGATCGACCAGACGGAGGCCATGACCACCATCGACGTCAACACCGGTGGCTACGTCGGGGCGCGCAACTTCGACGACACGATCTTCAAGACCAACCTGGAAGCGGCGCATACGATTGCGCGCCAGCTGCGGCTGCGCAACCTGGGCGGCATCATCATCATCGATTTCATCGATATGGAAAACACCGAGCACCGCGACCAGGTGCTCTCGGAACTCAAGCGCGCGCTGTCGCGCGACCGCACCCGCATCACCGTCAACAGCTTCTCGCAGCTCGGGCTGGTGGAGATGACCCGCAAGCGCACGCGCGAGTCTCTCGCGCACGTGCTGTGCGAGCAATGCCCCGTGTGCACGGGCAAGGGCCAGGTCAAGACGCCGCGCACGGTCTGCTACGACATCCTGCGCGAGATCATGCGCGAATCGCGCCAGTTCAACCCGCGCGAGTTCCGCATCCTTGGCTCGCAGCACGTGATCGATTTGTTCCTGGAGGAAGAAAGCCAGCATCTGGCCATGCTCGGCGACTTCATCGGCAAGCCAATCTCGCTGCAGGTGGAATCGACGTTCCACCAGGAACAGTACGACATTATTTTGATGTGA
- the rlmH gene encoding 23S rRNA (pseudouridine(1915)-N(3))-methyltransferase RlmH: protein MQLLIVAVGHKMPGWIETGFAEYAKRMPPELRIELREIKPETRSSSNNATTVMQREAARIEAALPKQCRIVALDERGRDLTTVQLAAQLGDWQREGGDVAFLIGGADGLDPALKARAQTLLRLSSLTMPHGMVRVLLAEQLYRAWSVTQNHPYHRA, encoded by the coding sequence ATGCAGTTGCTGATCGTGGCCGTTGGCCACAAGATGCCCGGCTGGATCGAAACCGGATTCGCGGAGTACGCGAAGCGCATGCCGCCCGAGCTGCGCATCGAGCTGCGCGAAATCAAGCCCGAGACGCGCTCGTCGAGCAATAACGCCACCACCGTGATGCAACGCGAGGCGGCCCGCATCGAGGCCGCGCTGCCCAAGCAATGCCGCATCGTGGCGCTGGACGAGCGCGGGCGCGACCTCACCACGGTACAGCTCGCCGCCCAGCTGGGCGACTGGCAGCGCGAAGGCGGCGATGTCGCCTTCCTGATTGGCGGCGCCGACGGCCTCGATCCCGCCCTGAAGGCCCGCGCGCAAACCCTGCTGCGCCTGTCCAGCCTGACCATGCCGCACGGCATGGTGCGCGTGCTGCTGGCTGAGCAGCTCTATCGCGCCTGGTCGGTCACGCAGAACCACCCTTACCACCGCGCCTGA
- a CDS encoding Maf family protein: MRCNRIWHALPHRPAVTHTFLYLASQSPRRRELLTQLGVAYELLLADDNEDAEALEVVLPGESPDDYVQRVCALKAEAALRRRERRALPDAPILTSDTTVCLDGEILGKPADDADAARMLAALSGRTHRVLTAVTVVSALGQRHALSVSEVSFRTMTADEIAAYVASGEPAGKAGAYGIQGRAAEFVERIDGSYSGIMGLPLFETASLLRQAHLRF; this comes from the coding sequence ATGCGCTGCAACCGCATTTGGCATGCCCTACCCCACCGCCCTGCCGTGACCCATACCTTCCTCTATCTCGCCTCCCAGAGCCCGCGCCGGCGTGAGCTGCTGACCCAGCTTGGCGTTGCCTACGAATTGCTGCTGGCCGACGACAACGAAGACGCCGAGGCGCTGGAAGTCGTGCTGCCGGGTGAGAGCCCGGACGACTACGTGCAGCGCGTATGCGCGCTCAAGGCCGAAGCCGCGCTGCGCCGGCGCGAGCGGCGCGCCCTGCCCGACGCCCCCATCCTGACCTCGGACACCACCGTCTGCCTGGACGGCGAAATCCTCGGCAAGCCCGCCGACGACGCCGATGCCGCCCGCATGCTGGCCGCCCTGTCCGGGCGCACCCACCGCGTGCTGACCGCGGTAACCGTGGTTTCCGCGCTCGGCCAGCGCCACGCGCTGTCGGTCTCCGAGGTGAGCTTTCGCACCATGACCGCCGACGAGATTGCCGCCTATGTTGCCAGCGGTGAACCGGCCGGCAAGGCCGGCGCCTATGGCATCCAGGGCCGCGCGGCCGAGTTCGTCGAGCGAATCGACGGCAGCTATTCGGGTATCATGGGTTTGCCCCTGTTCGAGACGGCTTCGCTGCTCAGACAGGCCCATCTGCGGTTCTGA
- a CDS encoding sterol desaturase family protein, protein MTRLEILQLYALPVVVGASLMEALVLHWRKPGTFDWHEAWLSLVDLAGRKILVLLPLSLAAPVFALAWEHRLQTIVLNSWLLGTALFIGQEFCYYWYHRAAHRVRFFWATHAVHHSPNQLTLSTAYRLGWTGKLTGTTLFFTPLVWLGFPPEVVIATLSLNLLYQFWIHATWIPRLGWLEYVLNTPSAHRVHHAANIEYLDANFGGVLIVFDRLFGTYVAERDDVPCRYGLVTPMRSRNPLRVEFQQWLDLGRDLAQARSLGAMLGFLFLPPGWRPDGQGHTTEALRRQLALAGHLASEGSGTAPK, encoded by the coding sequence ATGACCCGTCTGGAAATCCTTCAGCTCTATGCCTTGCCGGTGGTGGTCGGCGCGTCCCTGATGGAAGCGCTGGTGCTGCACTGGCGCAAGCCCGGCACGTTCGACTGGCATGAGGCATGGCTGTCGCTGGTAGACCTGGCCGGGCGCAAGATCCTGGTCCTCCTGCCCTTGTCGCTGGCGGCGCCCGTGTTCGCGCTAGCCTGGGAACACCGCCTGCAAACCATCGTGCTCAACAGCTGGCTGCTGGGCACGGCCTTGTTCATCGGCCAGGAGTTCTGCTACTACTGGTACCATCGCGCGGCGCACCGCGTGCGCTTCTTCTGGGCCACGCACGCCGTCCATCACTCGCCTAACCAGCTCACCTTGTCGACGGCTTACCGCCTTGGCTGGACCGGCAAGCTGACAGGCACCACGCTGTTTTTCACGCCCCTGGTGTGGCTGGGCTTTCCGCCCGAGGTGGTGATCGCGACCTTGTCGCTGAACCTGCTCTATCAATTCTGGATTCACGCGACCTGGATCCCGCGGCTCGGCTGGCTGGAATATGTCCTGAATACGCCGTCCGCGCATCGGGTTCATCACGCCGCCAATATCGAATACCTGGATGCCAACTTCGGCGGCGTGCTGATCGTCTTCGACAGGCTCTTCGGCACCTACGTGGCAGAGCGCGACGACGTGCCGTGCCGCTATGGGCTGGTCACCCCGATGCGCTCGCGCAATCCGCTGCGTGTCGAGTTCCAGCAGTGGCTCGACCTTGGACGGGACCTGGCGCAAGCACGCAGCCTGGGGGCGATGCTCGGCTTTCTCTTCCTGCCGCCCGGCTGGCGCCCCGACGGACAGGGCCACACTACTGAAGCGCTTCGCCGTCAGCTCGCGCTTGCCGGCCACCTTGCCTCGGAGGGCAGCGGCACCGCACCGAAGTAG
- a CDS encoding TetR/AcrR family transcriptional regulator: MTLQTPEDSGPRRRRPMQARSLEKLELIFESTIRLLDKEGLEGLSTNRIAEVAGISIGTLYQYFSNKQEVMEALGRREIESVMGRLGLLLGTPGTPDPTVRARLLVRALLSAFGGRHRVRKLLLEVALASGSRQALEGSAAQVAQWLSSGHAVDAENRALAMRPMAAFVLTQAVMGVMRSALAADETLLADPELEDNLVRLIRGFLNEGAAQHQAAARGA, from the coding sequence ATGACCCTGCAAACCCCTGAAGACAGCGGCCCCAGGCGGCGCCGGCCGATGCAGGCGCGGTCGCTGGAGAAGCTGGAACTCATATTTGAGTCGACCATCCGCCTCCTGGACAAGGAGGGGCTGGAGGGTTTGAGCACCAACCGGATCGCCGAGGTGGCCGGCATCAGCATCGGTACGCTCTACCAATATTTCTCGAACAAGCAGGAAGTGATGGAAGCACTGGGGCGCCGGGAGATCGAGAGCGTGATGGGGCGCTTGGGCCTCTTGCTGGGTACGCCCGGCACGCCCGACCCCACGGTGCGCGCCAGGCTATTGGTGCGTGCACTGCTAAGTGCATTTGGCGGCCGTCACCGCGTGCGCAAGCTCTTGCTGGAGGTAGCGCTGGCCTCGGGCAGCAGGCAGGCGCTGGAAGGCTCCGCGGCGCAGGTCGCGCAGTGGCTCAGTTCGGGCCACGCCGTGGACGCCGAGAACCGCGCGCTTGCCATGCGGCCGATGGCCGCCTTCGTCCTCACGCAGGCCGTCATGGGCGTGATGCGCAGCGCGCTGGCGGCGGACGAAACCCTGCTGGCCGATCCTGAACTGGAGGACAACCTGGTGCGCTTGATCCGGGGATTCCTGAATGAGGGTGCCGCGCAGCATCAGGCAGCCGCGAGGGGTGCCTGA